One segment of Campylobacter hominis ATCC BAA-381 DNA contains the following:
- a CDS encoding helix-turn-helix domain-containing protein — MSNEKPLYKIVLEELDLSVDELSEMLDINVNTLYCYSKNERVPKANEITPLSLT; from the coding sequence ATGAGCAATGAAAAACCTTTATACAAGATAGTATTAGAAGAATTAGACTTAAGTGTAGATGAGTTATCTGAAATGCTTGACATTAATGTTAATACCTTATATTGCTATTCTAAAAATGAAAGAGTTCCAAAAGCGAACGAAATTACGCCTTTATCTCTTACTTGA
- a CDS encoding cation:proton antiporter: MSEISILMVLAAIIFLSPYIANLIKFPISPTEIILGIIFGAFGLLPQNDLFEITANVGFYFLMFLAGTHVNIKIFITTDREILKKSITFLAILYILSFVSVYTFDLNKIIAIIIPTMSVGLLSTLYKEYGKDEKWLNTAMIVGVIGEVVSIAIITVASAYLKSGFSTELFTHIFALALFLIVSTLLFKGLDVLFWWYPNLKAVIMPTYDKNEKDIRFTMAIFCFVIAVMIMLDLEIVIGAFIAGTFIPTFFGYKKDLPRKLANFGYGFIVPIFFAYIGSTLDVMAIWKPGVLPNVIILIVSMLLFRILAGLVYLKELGKRGTVLFALSLYMPLTLIIATVTVALNTNNITKEFYDSCIIASLLEAIIAMILIKVVFNLKIYKNKNIV, encoded by the coding sequence ATGAGTGAAATTTCAATTTTAATGGTTTTGGCCGCAATTATTTTTCTGTCGCCTTATATTGCTAATCTTATAAAATTTCCAATCTCTCCTACAGAGATTATTTTGGGAATTATTTTTGGTGCATTCGGGCTTTTGCCGCAAAATGATCTATTTGAAATTACCGCAAATGTGGGATTTTATTTTTTGATGTTTTTAGCTGGAACCCATGTAAATATCAAAATTTTCATTACAACGGATAGAGAAATTTTAAAAAAATCCATAACATTTTTGGCGATTTTGTATATTTTGTCTTTTGTTTCGGTTTATACGTTTGATTTAAATAAAATTATAGCTATTATTATTCCTACAATGAGCGTAGGGTTGCTTTCTACGCTTTATAAAGAATATGGCAAGGATGAAAAATGGCTGAATACCGCAATGATTGTAGGAGTTATAGGTGAAGTCGTAAGTATCGCTATCATAACGGTTGCAAGTGCATATTTAAAAAGCGGCTTTTCTACCGAACTTTTTACTCATATTTTTGCACTTGCACTGTTTTTAATCGTTTCCACTTTGCTTTTTAAAGGTCTTGATGTGCTTTTTTGGTGGTATCCAAATCTAAAAGCGGTAATAATGCCGACATACGATAAAAATGAAAAAGACATTCGTTTTACAATGGCGATTTTTTGCTTTGTAATTGCAGTGATGATTATGCTTGATCTTGAAATAGTGATAGGGGCTTTTATCGCAGGGACTTTTATACCTACATTTTTCGGATATAAAAAAGATTTGCCGCGTAAATTGGCAAATTTCGGATATGGTTTTATAGTGCCTATATTCTTTGCTTATATCGGTTCTACACTTGATGTGATGGCTATTTGGAAGCCTGGAGTGCTTCCAAATGTGATTATTTTAATCGTTTCCATGCTTTTATTCAGAATTTTAGCCGGTCTTGTTTATTTAAAAGAGCTTGGAAAACGCGGAACTGTTTTATTCGCGTTATCTTTATATATGCCGCTTACTTTGATTATCGCAACCGTTACGGTAGCGTTAAATACAAACAATATTACAAAAGAATTTTACGATTCGTGTATAATTGCCAGCTTGCTTGAAGCTATAATAGCGATGATTTTGATAAAGGTCGTGTTTAACTTAAAAATTTATAAAAATAAAAATATAGTTTAA
- a CDS encoding 3'(2'),5'-bisphosphate nucleotidase CysQ family protein has protein sequence MSELLNLAVRAAKAAGKEILKNYNDYKLYIKPDKSPLTTADLAANDVIFKILEKSKIPICSEEKILPFDERKNCENFWLIDPLDGTQEFIAKNGEFCVCIALIGKDGRPKLSVIMIPFTDEVFYAERGGKIYKNGKILKSLEYTSPLFLLGRHGNSKKRIKFAKNFGYEYKRIGSAIKFCRLAENAAASYLRLGPSSLWDIAAGDLLVEASGGITIDLKTKKPPVYNGENLLNNPFLVLDRNSVDFLDEYINFIMTNSYLK, from the coding sequence ATGAGTGAGCTGCTTAATCTTGCTGTGCGTGCCGCAAAAGCCGCCGGCAAGGAAATTTTAAAAAATTATAACGATTACAAGCTTTATATAAAACCTGATAAATCTCCGCTTACGACTGCCGATTTGGCTGCAAATGATGTGATTTTTAAAATTTTAGAAAAAAGCAAAATTCCTATTTGCTCGGAAGAGAAAATTTTACCTTTCGATGAGCGTAAAAATTGCGAAAATTTTTGGCTCATCGATCCTTTGGACGGAACTCAGGAATTTATTGCTAAAAACGGCGAATTTTGTGTTTGTATCGCTCTTATCGGCAAAGACGGACGCCCGAAGCTTTCGGTTATAATGATTCCGTTTACAGATGAAGTTTTTTATGCGGAACGAGGCGGTAAAATTTATAAAAATGGCAAAATTCTGAAATCTCTTGAATATACTTCGCCGCTTTTTTTGCTCGGGAGACATGGAAATTCCAAAAAAAGAATAAAATTTGCTAAAAATTTCGGTTATGAATATAAGCGAATCGGTTCAGCCATAAAATTTTGTCGTTTGGCTGAAAATGCCGCTGCAAGCTATTTAAGGCTTGGTCCTTCAAGTCTTTGGGATATCGCGGCTGGAGATTTGCTGGTTGAAGCAAGCGGCGGAATTACTATTGATTTAAAAACAAAAAAACCGCCCGTTTATAACGGTGAAAATTTATTAAATAATCCATTTTTGGTGCTTGATCGCAACAGCGTTGATTTTTTGGATGAATATATAAATTTTATAATGACGAATTCTTACCTAAAATAG
- the dcd gene encoding dCTP deaminase — protein sequence MGLKSDKWIREQSIKNGMITPFCEENMGVGVVSYGLSSYGYDIRVADEFKIFTNVGGTVVDPKNFDEKNIVDFKGDVCIVPPNSFALARTIEYFKMPRDVLAICLGKSTYARCGIIVNVTPFEPGFEGHITIEISNTTPLPAKIYANEGIAQVLFLQGDEICEVSYADKKGKYQRQKGITLPRILEGDKK from the coding sequence ATGGGTCTAAAAAGCGATAAATGGATTAGAGAGCAAAGTATAAAAAACGGGATGATAACGCCTTTTTGTGAAGAAAATATGGGCGTCGGAGTTGTAAGTTACGGACTTTCCAGCTATGGATATGATATAAGAGTGGCTGATGAGTTTAAAATTTTTACAAATGTCGGCGGAACTGTAGTCGATCCGAAGAATTTTGATGAGAAAAATATAGTTGATTTTAAAGGCGATGTTTGTATTGTGCCACCAAATTCTTTCGCTTTAGCCAGGACTATCGAATATTTTAAAATGCCGCGCGATGTTTTAGCAATCTGTCTTGGCAAAAGCACTTATGCAAGATGCGGCATTATTGTAAATGTTACGCCTTTTGAGCCCGGATTTGAAGGACATATAACAATTGAAATTTCAAACACTACGCCGCTTCCTGCTAAAATTTATGCAAATGAGGGCATTGCTCAGGTTCTGTTTTTACAAGGTGATGAGATTTGCGAGGTAAGTTATGCGGACAAAAAAGGTAAATATCAAAGACAAAAAGGAATTACATTACCGCGAATTTTAGAAGGGGATAAAAAATGA
- a CDS encoding heavy metal translocating P-type ATPase, whose product MNKALKKDIQKILISVIFVIASFLVSNAELKTVFLIFAYLVVGVEILIKAYKSLINGGFLDENFLMGIASIGAFFIGEQIEAVAVILFYKIGVAFEDYSINRSRKSIKEAMSIAPDYANLKTSDGSKKVDPSDVKLGDIIVIKPGEKVPLDGIIIKGNSTLDTSALTGESLPLEVEKGTKILSGSVNINGLLEVKVTSEFETSTVSKILELVEDATSKKSSQEKFITKFAKIYTPIVVGLALIIAFVVPMFVGDFKEWIYKALIFLVVSCPCALVVSVPLSFFGGIGGASKKGILVKGSNYLQVLAKVKNFVFDKTGTLTKGNFVLKDVVNESFIDKDELLKLSAYAQAHSTHPIGLSIIKAYNEKIDEKAVTNLEEIPGFGIKATIFGKNVKIGNKKLLSEFDLPEITQTASFVAVDGKFAGYLTFEDELRDGSDKLIKWLKDSGIKTAMLTGDRSKVAKNIQEKLGIDEVFAELLPTDKLTNLEKIIAKKSKNSTVAYIGDGINDAPVLARADVGFSMLGTDAAMEASDIVIMDNDISKIKTAMLIAKKTISIASQNIIFAIGVKVLVMILAIFGLANIWMAIFADVGVTILAILNSFRTFSYAKKL is encoded by the coding sequence ATGAATAAAGCTTTAAAAAAAGATATACAAAAAATTTTAATCTCAGTAATATTTGTAATAGCCTCTTTTTTGGTTTCAAATGCTGAGCTAAAAACTGTATTTTTAATCTTTGCATATTTGGTAGTTGGAGTTGAAATTTTAATAAAAGCTTATAAAAGCTTAATAAACGGTGGCTTTTTAGATGAAAATTTCTTGATGGGAATTGCTTCGATTGGGGCATTTTTCATCGGAGAACAAATCGAGGCTGTAGCGGTAATTTTATTTTATAAAATAGGCGTAGCGTTTGAAGATTACTCTATAAATCGCTCAAGAAAATCAATAAAAGAAGCCATGAGTATCGCACCTGATTATGCAAATTTAAAAACAAGTGATGGCTCAAAAAAAGTTGATCCTAGTGATGTAAAACTTGGTGATATAATCGTCATAAAACCAGGTGAAAAAGTCCCACTTGATGGCATCATCATAAAAGGAAACTCAACCCTTGATACATCAGCTCTAACAGGCGAATCACTTCCTCTTGAGGTTGAAAAAGGAACTAAAATATTAAGTGGAAGCGTAAATATAAACGGACTTTTAGAAGTAAAAGTAACAAGCGAGTTTGAGACTTCAACGGTTAGCAAAATTTTAGAGCTTGTTGAAGATGCGACTTCTAAAAAATCATCGCAGGAAAAATTCATTACCAAATTTGCTAAAATTTACACCCCTATTGTAGTTGGTTTAGCTCTAATCATCGCATTTGTCGTGCCGATGTTTGTGGGGGATTTTAAAGAGTGGATTTATAAAGCACTAATCTTTTTAGTAGTATCTTGCCCTTGTGCTTTGGTGGTTTCAGTTCCACTTAGCTTTTTTGGAGGAATTGGCGGAGCTAGTAAAAAGGGAATTTTGGTTAAAGGAAGTAATTATTTGCAAGTTTTAGCTAAGGTTAAAAACTTTGTATTTGATAAAACTGGAACTTTAACAAAAGGAAATTTTGTCCTTAAAGATGTGGTAAATGAGAGTTTTATAGATAAAGATGAGCTTTTAAAGTTATCAGCTTACGCACAAGCTCACAGCACCCATCCTATCGGACTTTCTATCATAAAAGCTTATAATGAAAAAATCGATGAAAAAGCCGTAACAAATCTTGAAGAAATCCCAGGTTTTGGCATCAAAGCGACAATTTTTGGAAAAAATGTAAAAATAGGAAATAAAAAGCTTTTAAGTGAGTTTGACTTGCCTGAGATTACCCAAACTGCATCATTTGTGGCAGTTGATGGTAAATTTGCAGGGTATTTAACATTTGAAGATGAACTAAGAGATGGCTCGGATAAGCTTATAAAATGGCTTAAAGATAGCGGCATAAAAACAGCTATGCTAACAGGCGATAGATCAAAAGTTGCTAAAAATATACAAGAAAAACTTGGTATTGATGAAGTTTTTGCTGAGCTTTTACCAACTGATAAGCTAACAAATTTAGAAAAAATCATCGCCAAAAAGTCTAAAAATAGCACAGTTGCATATATCGGCGATGGGATAAATGACGCTCCTGTTTTAGCAAGAGCAGACGTTGGATTTTCCATGCTTGGAACAGATGCAGCCATGGAAGCAAGCGATATAGTCATAATGGATAATGATATCTCAAAAATCAAAACCGCGATGCTAATAGCTAAAAAAACCATAAGTATCGCCTCGCAAAACATCATCTTTGCAATCGGCGTGAAAGTTTTAGTTATGATTTTAGCGATTTTCGGTTTAGCAAATATCTGGATGGCGATATTTGCAGATGTTGGAGTTACGATTTTAGCGATACTAAATTCTTTTAGAACTTTTTCTTATGCTAAAAAACTTTAA
- the accB gene encoding acetyl-CoA carboxylase biotin carboxyl carrier protein encodes MKQDEIKELMEFFDKSGISKIKIKDNDFEIELEKHRKAQKEDEKARASAQTQVQPINVVVNNEQPNLKDTINSPMVGTFYQASSPGAAPFVKPGQNVTKGTTIAIIEAMKIMNEIEAEFDCRILKNLVSDGSPVEFGMPLFEVEKL; translated from the coding sequence ATGAAACAAGATGAAATAAAAGAGCTTATGGAATTTTTCGATAAATCAGGAATTTCAAAAATAAAAATCAAAGATAACGATTTTGAAATCGAGCTTGAAAAACATAGAAAAGCCCAAAAAGAAGATGAAAAAGCGCGAGCTTCCGCGCAAACTCAAGTCCAACCGATAAACGTCGTAGTAAATAATGAACAACCGAATCTTAAAGATACGATAAACTCGCCTATGGTTGGCACATTTTACCAAGCATCAAGTCCAGGAGCGGCGCCTTTTGTAAAACCTGGACAAAATGTCACTAAAGGTACAACAATAGCAATCATTGAAGCAATGAAAATCATGAATGAGATTGAAGCCGAGTTTGATTGCAGAATTTTGAAAAATCTAGTAAGTGACGGATCTCCCGTTGAATTTGGTATGCCACTATTTGAAGTGGAGAAATTATAA
- a CDS encoding sulfurtransferase TusA family protein, with protein MSNFYGGEATYTLDLQAAAYPPSPVALNPKKLKVLELIYNYPQSINSIPYDAKNRGFEILSVEQDETAIRFIIKHL; from the coding sequence ATGAGTAATTTTTATGGTGGCGAGGCAACTTATACGCTTGATTTACAAGCTGCGGCGTACCCTCCGTCACCAGTTGCCTTAAATCCAAAAAAGTTAAAAGTTTTAGAGCTAATTTACAACTACCCGCAAAGTATAAATTCGATTCCATACGATGCTAAAAATCGTGGTTTTGAAATTTTAAGCGTAGAGCAAGATGAAACGGCAATTAGATTTATTATAAAACATCTTTAA
- a CDS encoding citrate synthase → MSNTVTLTDNRTGKSYEFPIIDGTLGPSAIDITTLYRQVGMFTYDNGYTSTASCKSDITFIDGEEGILKHRGYSIEYLAENKIFLDVVYLLLYKKLPTTQELMTFRKELKTRSFINEKMLKLFDAFPDRAHPMAVLQACIATLSTYYSREMDFNDPNESMELAIRIIAKMPTLAAFYYRHTMGYPLIYPDLDRGFTENFLYMMRSFPHSYVDLRPIEVKALDSVLMLHADHEQNASTTTVRTVGSTHSHPYACISAGIGALWGHAHGGANESVVRQLEMIGSVDNVDKYIKKAKDKDDPFRLMGFGHRVYKNYDPRAKVLKKMRSKLIDELDIDTNLIRIANRIEEIVLQDDYFVSRHLYPNVDFNSGLILKALNIPTDMFAVIFTIGRTPGWISQWMEMREHAPMKIVRPRQIYVGPKSGEEDDRKTQIELKVK, encoded by the coding sequence ATGTCAAATACAGTTACTTTAACTGACAACAGAACGGGTAAAAGTTATGAATTTCCGATAATCGACGGCACTCTTGGACCTTCGGCTATAGATATCACGACTTTGTATAGGCAAGTAGGTATGTTTACATACGACAACGGATATACTTCTACGGCTTCCTGTAAATCGGATATCACTTTTATAGACGGAGAAGAAGGAATTTTAAAGCACCGCGGATACAGTATAGAATATCTTGCGGAAAATAAAATTTTCCTTGATGTTGTCTATCTTTTACTGTATAAAAAACTTCCTACAACGCAAGAGCTTATGACTTTTAGAAAAGAGCTTAAAACAAGAAGTTTTATAAATGAAAAAATGTTGAAACTTTTCGACGCTTTTCCTGATCGTGCTCACCCGATGGCAGTTTTGCAAGCCTGTATAGCTACTCTTAGTACTTATTACTCTCGTGAAATGGATTTTAACGATCCGAATGAATCTATGGAACTTGCCATTAGAATAATCGCTAAAATGCCGACTCTTGCTGCTTTTTATTACCGCCATACTATGGGCTATCCGCTTATTTATCCTGATTTGGATCGCGGATTTACGGAAAATTTTCTTTATATGATGAGATCTTTTCCACACTCTTATGTTGATTTGCGTCCGATTGAAGTAAAAGCTCTTGATAGTGTTTTAATGCTTCACGCAGATCACGAGCAAAACGCTTCAACTACGACAGTTAGAACAGTCGGTTCAACTCATTCTCACCCATATGCTTGTATAAGTGCCGGAATCGGTGCTCTTTGGGGTCATGCTCATGGTGGAGCAAATGAAAGTGTCGTAAGACAACTTGAAATGATAGGTTCGGTTGATAATGTCGACAAATATATTAAAAAAGCTAAAGATAAAGATGATCCGTTTCGTTTAATGGGCTTCGGACATAGGGTTTATAAAAATTACGATCCAAGAGCTAAAGTGCTTAAAAAAATGCGCTCAAAACTAATAGACGAGCTTGATATCGATACGAATTTGATAAGAATTGCAAATAGAATTGAAGAAATTGTTTTACAAGACGATTATTTTGTAAGCAGACATCTATATCCTAATGTGGATTTTAATTCAGGACTTATTTTGAAAGCTTTAAATATTCCAACAGATATGTTTGCCGTTATTTTTACAATCGGAAGAACTCCGGGATGGATTTCTCAATGGATGGAAATGCGCGAACACGCTCCAATGAAAATCGTGCGACCTCGTCAAATTTATGTCGGTCCGAAAAGCGGCGAAGAGGATGATAGAAAAACTCAAATCGAATTGAAAGTTAAATGA
- the topA gene encoding type I DNA topoisomerase: protein MKNLVVVESPAKAKTIGKFLGDNYNVIASKGHIRDLPKKTFGIKINEKHFEPVYEISEDHAKIVSEIKKLAKKADQIYLATDEDREGEAIAYHIATAIGKEPANLPRIVFHEITKTAIENAIKNPRALDTASVNAQQARRLLDRIVGYKLSPLLSQKIQKGLSAGRVQSSALKIVVDREREINAFKPEKFYTVNMIFKKDLEAEFVKFKNKKIEKMSIKTAKEADEIVQILCDEKFEVSKIESKDRKTNPYPPFMTSTLQQNASTALGFSPKKTMNLAQSLYEGVNAPNGGAITYMRTDSLNIAKEAIVSVRDMIKNEFGSEYLPKSANFYATKSKGAQEAHEAIRPTDLKFTPAIAAKSLPKDELRLYTLIYNRFVASQMNPCVSEIQNVFAKSGSSLFKILGRKVKFDGFYKIYGENDKDKILPDFKIGDELKVQNLKSVENQTEPPARYSEASLIKKLESLGIGRPSTYAPTLSLLISRKYVNTEKKQLVPTEIAFKIVEMLEQNFNNIVDSEFTSKMETKLDEIAEKSADWQEILADFYYPFMEKIAIGKKNIKSQKVAEPIGEKCPECGGELLKRNGRFGEFIACSNFPKCRYSRNLSGEQKIKKEPAKIGVKCPECGGEIVERVSKRGKFYGCSNYPKCNFISNYKPTNEKCPECGEMLFKKSLKKGDFLYCAKCKFQKAIDD from the coding sequence ATGAAAAATTTAGTAGTAGTAGAATCACCGGCAAAGGCAAAAACAATAGGAAAATTTTTAGGTGATAATTATAATGTAATAGCTTCGAAAGGTCATATAAGGGATTTACCTAAAAAAACTTTCGGTATAAAAATAAACGAAAAACATTTTGAGCCGGTTTATGAAATAAGCGAAGATCACGCAAAAATAGTTAGTGAAATAAAAAAATTAGCCAAAAAAGCGGATCAAATATATCTTGCAACCGATGAAGACAGGGAAGGTGAAGCTATCGCATATCATATCGCAACGGCAATCGGCAAAGAACCTGCAAACCTGCCTAGAATTGTTTTTCACGAAATTACAAAAACGGCGATTGAAAACGCTATTAAAAATCCGCGCGCACTTGATACGGCAAGCGTAAATGCGCAACAAGCGCGCCGTCTTTTGGACCGCATTGTAGGCTATAAACTAAGTCCGCTTTTAAGCCAAAAAATTCAAAAAGGGCTTAGTGCAGGAAGAGTTCAAAGTTCCGCTTTAAAGATTGTAGTCGATAGAGAGCGTGAAATAAATGCTTTTAAGCCTGAAAAATTTTATACTGTAAATATGATTTTCAAAAAAGATTTGGAAGCCGAGTTTGTAAAATTTAAAAATAAAAAAATAGAAAAAATGAGTATAAAAACTGCTAAAGAAGCTGATGAAATCGTGCAAATTTTATGCGATGAAAAATTTGAAGTTTCAAAGATCGAAAGTAAAGACAGAAAAACAAATCCGTATCCTCCTTTTATGACTTCTACATTACAACAGAATGCAAGCACTGCACTTGGTTTCAGTCCAAAAAAAACAATGAATCTTGCGCAAAGTCTTTATGAAGGCGTCAATGCGCCAAATGGTGGAGCTATCACATATATGAGAACGGATTCTTTAAATATCGCAAAAGAGGCGATTGTATCCGTAAGAGATATGATAAAAAATGAGTTTGGAAGTGAATATTTGCCAAAAAGCGCGAATTTTTATGCTACAAAATCAAAAGGCGCTCAAGAAGCCCACGAAGCAATCCGTCCGACAGATTTAAAATTTACGCCCGCTATTGCGGCAAAATCTTTACCAAAAGACGAACTTCGTCTTTATACGCTTATTTACAACCGCTTTGTGGCATCTCAAATGAATCCTTGCGTAAGTGAAATTCAAAATGTTTTTGCAAAAAGCGGCAGCTCTTTATTTAAAATTTTAGGCAGAAAAGTAAAATTTGACGGATTTTATAAAATTTACGGAGAGAATGATAAAGATAAAATTTTACCTGATTTTAAAATCGGTGATGAGCTGAAAGTTCAAAATTTAAAATCCGTAGAAAACCAAACGGAGCCGCCGGCAAGATATTCGGAGGCAAGTCTTATTAAAAAGCTTGAGAGTTTAGGAATCGGTCGTCCTTCTACTTACGCGCCTACACTTTCACTTCTTATTTCAAGAAAATATGTAAATACTGAAAAAAAACAGCTCGTTCCGACAGAGATTGCTTTTAAAATCGTAGAGATGCTGGAGCAGAATTTTAATAACATTGTAGATAGCGAATTTACTTCGAAAATGGAAACGAAACTTGATGAAATTGCAGAAAAATCGGCCGATTGGCAAGAAATTTTAGCTGATTTTTATTATCCGTTTATGGAAAAAATCGCAATCGGTAAAAAAAATATAAAGAGTCAAAAAGTAGCCGAACCAATCGGCGAAAAATGCCCTGAATGCGGAGGTGAACTTTTAAAACGAAACGGCAGATTCGGCGAGTTTATAGCTTGCAGTAATTTTCCGAAATGCAGATATTCAAGAAATCTTTCAGGCGAACAAAAAATTAAAAAAGAACCAGCAAAAATCGGTGTAAAATGTCCTGAATGCGGAGGCGAAATCGTAGAAAGAGTTTCAAAGCGCGGAAAATTTTACGGATGTTCTAATTATCCGAAATGTAATTTCATCTCAAATTATAAGCCGACAAATGAAAAATGTCCGGAGTGTGGCGAAATGCTTTTCAAAAAAAGCTTGAAAAAAGGCGATTTTTTATATTGCGCAAAGTGTAAATTTCAAAAGGCGATAGATGATTAA
- a CDS encoding heavy-metal-associated domain-containing protein has translation MKKFNLKNLDCANCAAQIEANVAKIDGVNSVSVNFLTTTMKIDFDENRRDEIIEKIKQVIKKLEPDTILEV, from the coding sequence ATGAAAAAATTTAATTTAAAAAATTTGGATTGTGCAAATTGCGCAGCACAAATAGAAGCAAATGTTGCCAAAATTGATGGTGTAAATAGTGTAAGTGTAAATTTCTTGACCACTACTATGAAAATTGATTTTGATGAAAATAGAAGAGATGAAATCATTGAAAAAATAAAACAAGTCATCAAAAAGCTTGAACCAGATACTATACTAGAGGTATAA
- a CDS encoding metallophosphoesterase, translated as MIKIGVISDSHHKSDVAGSAINYLLNKKADLIIHAGDIVEISTLKALKNSKIPYVAVFGNNDNALKDYAKSFKIFKEPKIFNFKGLKIRLMHYPYYIKNDADIVIYGHTHYFAALKSDSSLILNPGEICGRKKPLYEFAIIEIYHDIGALGDNSVLKFNVIKVQSKILKSPIWQEFSVEI; from the coding sequence ATGATTAAAATCGGCGTTATTTCCGATTCCCATCATAAAAGCGATGTGGCCGGCAGTGCTATAAACTATCTTTTGAATAAAAAGGCGGATTTGATAATTCATGCAGGAGATATTGTGGAAATATCTACGTTGAAAGCCCTTAAAAACAGCAAAATTCCTTATGTAGCGGTATTTGGAAATAACGACAATGCACTAAAAGACTATGCTAAAAGTTTTAAAATTTTTAAAGAGCCGAAAATTTTCAATTTTAAAGGGCTGAAAATTCGGCTTATGCATTATCCTTATTATATAAAAAACGATGCCGATATCGTTATTTACGGTCATACGCACTATTTTGCGGCGTTGAAAAGTGATAGTTCGCTTATATTAAATCCCGGCGAAATTTGCGGTCGTAAAAAGCCGCTTTATGAGTTTGCAATTATTGAAATTTATCACGATATAGGTGCTTTGGGCGATAATTCGGTTTTGAAATTTAATGTGATAAAAGTGCAAAGTAAAATTTTAAAATCTCCAATATGGCAAGAATTTTCGGTTGAAATATGA
- a CDS encoding ArsR/SmtB family transcription factor, whose amino-acid sequence MGKKEKILEDSQEICESVVIHKEVVENTKTKMPDDTSLNELADFFKIFGDSTRVRILWALSLNQMCVCDIATLLNMSQSSISHQLRVLKQNKFVKNRRDGKVVYYSLLDEHISYILKQGLTHISE is encoded by the coding sequence ATGGGCAAAAAAGAAAAAATTTTAGAAGATAGCCAAGAAATTTGCGAAAGTGTAGTTATACACAAAGAAGTGGTTGAAAATACAAAAACAAAAATGCCAGATGATACTTCGCTTAATGAATTGGCTGATTTTTTTAAAATTTTTGGAGACAGTACAAGAGTTAGGATTTTGTGGGCTTTAAGCCTAAATCAAATGTGTGTTTGCGATATAGCTACACTTTTAAATATGAGTCAATCAAGCATTTCTCATCAGCTTCGAGTATTGAAACAAAACAAATTTGTAAAAAACAGACGCGATGGAAAAGTTGTTTATTACTCACTTTTAGATGAGCATATTAGCTATATTTTAAAACAAGGCTTAACTCACATCAGTGAGTAA